A window of Bacillus sp. DX3.1 genomic DNA:
CAATTACATCTGCAATCCAATGAACACGGTCTTTTATTTCATCAACAAGAATCTTACTATATGCGAGTCCTCCCGTTAAAACGATTGCATCTACTTTTCCATGAAGAACGCTACTAGCCCCGCCAATTTCTTTTGCAACTTGGTATGCCATTGCCTTGTAAATCAGCGTCGCTTCCGGATCACCTTGCTCAACCATATTCTCGACTTTAATTGCATCGTTTGTACCGATTAGACTAACCAATCCACCTTGTCCAACAATCTTTTTCATCATTTCATCACGATAATACTCGCCAGAGAAACACATTTCTACTAATTGTCCAACTGGCACTGTACCCGCACGTTCTGGACTAAATGGACCTTCTCCGTTTAAACCATTATTTACATCGATTACTTTTCCATTTTTATGAGCACCCACTGTTATACCGCCGCCCATATGAGCAATTAACAGGTTCAAATCTTCATACTTACGGTCTAGCTCTTCCGCAATTTTACGCGCGACTGCTTTTTGATTCAGTGCATGAAAAATACTTTTGCGCTCCATACCAGCAATCCCGCTAATGCGAGCAATCGGGTTCATTTCATCAACAACTACCGGATCGACAATAAATGCTGGAATGTTTAATCCAGAAGCAATTTCATACGCTAAAATGCCCCCAAGGTTTGAAGCATGATGCCCACTATACCCATTCTTTAAATCTTCTAACATCGCTGTATTTACAGTATACGTACCGCCTTCGATCGGACGAAGTAATCCTCCGCGACCACAAACAGCATTCAATTTCGAAATATTAATGCCATGAGAATGCAGAACTTCTAAAATTGTTTCTTTTCGAAATTCATATTGATCAATAATACGTTTATATTTTCCAATTTTCTCTACATCATGACGAATTGTTTCTTCTAAAACGGGTCTCTCATTATCAAAAACACCTATTTTTGTGGATGTACTACCCGGATTAATAACAAGGATTCGATTTAAAGACAATGTTAATACCTCCACCTTTAAATTCAAAAGACAGTGGAAACCTCACGAGAGGTAACCACAGCTTTTGTATAAGTTGTACAGATAAGATTAGCGACGGCTAATAATATCATGACCGTTGCGTAAGTATGTGCTACGTGTATTTTTTAAGCTTGCAATACGTTCTTCAGCTAGACGATCTGCTGCCACATAAGTTGGCACACCGTCACGTTTAGAAATTTCAATTACTTTTGCAATTGTATCGTAAATAGATTCAACGCGTTTAAGTGCACGCTCTCTATTGTATCCATATAATTCATCCGCTACGTTAATTACACCACCTGCATTAATTACGTAGTCTGGTGCGTATACGATTCCCATTTCATGAATTGTATTGCCGTGACGATCTTCTTTTAATTGGTTATTTGCAGAACCTGCAATTACTTTTGCTTTTAATTGTGGAATTGTTTCGTCATTTACTGTTGCACCTAGTGCACATGGTGCGTAGATGTCACATTCTACACCGTAAATTTCATTTGGTTCAACAGAAGTCGCACCGAACTCTTCTACTGCACGTTGTACCGCTTCTTTATTAATATCTGTAACAACTAATTGCGCACCTTCAGCATGTAAATGTTTGCATAGGTGGTACGCTACGTTACCTACACCTTGAACAGCAATTACTTTACCTTCTAGGCTATCTGTACCAAATGCTTCTTTTGCAGCTGCTTTCATACCACGATAAACACCGTAAGCAGTTACTGGAGATGGGTTACCAGAAGAACCGAATGAAGGTGAAATACCTGTTACAAAATCAGTTTCTTCATGAATAATATCCATATCATCAACTGTTGTACCAACATCTTCTGCAGTAATGTAACGTCCGTTTAAACCTTGAATGTAACGTCCTAATGCACGGAACATTGCTTCACTTTTATCTTTACGTGGATCACCGATAATAACTGTTTTTGCACCACCTAGATTTAAACCAGCTGCTGCATTTTTATATGTCATCCCTTTTGCAAGACGCAATGCATCTTCAATCGCCGCTTCTTCAGAATCATATGTCCACATTCTTGTTCCACCAAGAGCTGGTCCAAGTGTTGTGTCATGAATTGCAATGATTGCTTTTAAGCCAGACTCTTTATCTTGACAAAATACTACTTGCTCATAATCATATTTTTCTAAGTATTCGAATATTTCTAAAGCCATTGTCATTTCCCCCTAATTGTTTTACTCTTTTTGGTTTATTTAGAAGCAGTCGCAACTGCCAATGCTAATGAGTATACTTTTGTTTCCGCTGAATCAGCACGAGATGTTAAAACAATCGGTGCCTTTGCGCCTGCAATCATCGCGCCTACATTTGCATTTGCAAAATAGACGAGTGATTTATATAGCACGTTTCCAGCTTCAATCGTTGGGACGAGTAAAATGTCTGCCTTACCTGCTACATCACTTACTATGCCTTTATGCTCTGCTGCAATTTGTGACACAGCATTATCTAAAGCAAGTGGTCCATCAACAACACAATCTTTAATTTGGCCACGGCGATTCATTTGTGTTAACATCGCTGCATCAATTGTTGCCTGCATTGCTGGATTAATAACTTCTACCGCTGCAATCGGAGCCACTTTCGGCAATTCAATTCCGATTGCCCGAGCAACTTCTACAGTATTTTGTATAATAGCAGCTTTTTGTTGTACATCAGGTGCAATGTTCATGGCTGCATCTGTAACAAAAATAAAGCGATCGTAATTCGGAACTTCAAACGCTGCAACATGTGAAAGCACACTGCCCTTACGAAGTCCCCACTCTTTATTTAATACTGCCTTCAAAATACTTGCTGTCGGGATGTTTCCCTTCATAAGTACATCTGCTTCGCCATTTCTTACAGCTTTTACAGAGAGTTCCGCAGCTTCAGCATTTGATGAAGCTGAAATCACTTCAATATGTTCTGAAGGCTGTAATCCATGGTCTTGTAACATACTTATAATTGTTTCTTGATTCCCATATAGACGAAATTGAGCTAACTGTAATTGTATTGCCTTAGCTACTGCTTCAATCACTTCATGATCTTCAGCTACTGCTACAGCAACCGTTTTTTTTGGCTGCTCAGCTGTTTGATCGATTAGGTTTTGTAACTTCATATTTTGTAATCAACCCTTTCCATCGTCCCTCGTCTATTTAATAAGCAAATACCGTGCCAACTTTTTATATTGGTCATACCAATTATGAAAACGCATACAAAACACAGTGAAATCAATACTTTGAAAATTTATACAATATTCTGTCTTTAATTGTCGTTTTATTTTAACCATGCAATAAATTGCACGGTACGCAATTTATTGCATGCTATTTTTTGCACGGTCATATTTTTCTAGCTTATAATATAAGTTTCGAACGGAAATTCCTAAAGCTTGTGCTGTTTTCGTTTTATTTCCGTCGAACCTCTCTAAATATTCACAAATTATATTCCCCTCAAATTCA
This region includes:
- a CDS encoding leucine dehydrogenase, yielding MALEIFEYLEKYDYEQVVFCQDKESGLKAIIAIHDTTLGPALGGTRMWTYDSEEAAIEDALRLAKGMTYKNAAAGLNLGGAKTVIIGDPRKDKSEAMFRALGRYIQGLNGRYITAEDVGTTVDDMDIIHEETDFVTGISPSFGSSGNPSPVTAYGVYRGMKAAAKEAFGTDSLEGKVIAVQGVGNVAYHLCKHLHAEGAQLVVTDINKEAVQRAVEEFGATSVEPNEIYGVECDIYAPCALGATVNDETIPQLKAKVIAGSANNQLKEDRHGNTIHEMGIVYAPDYVINAGGVINVADELYGYNRERALKRVESIYDTIAKVIEISKRDGVPTYVAADRLAEERIASLKNTRSTYLRNGHDIISRR
- the buk gene encoding butyrate kinase — translated: MSLNRILVINPGSTSTKIGVFDNERPVLEETIRHDVEKIGKYKRIIDQYEFRKETILEVLHSHGINISKLNAVCGRGGLLRPIEGGTYTVNTAMLEDLKNGYSGHHASNLGGILAYEIASGLNIPAFIVDPVVVDEMNPIARISGIAGMERKSIFHALNQKAVARKIAEELDRKYEDLNLLIAHMGGGITVGAHKNGKVIDVNNGLNGEGPFSPERAGTVPVGQLVEMCFSGEYYRDEMMKKIVGQGGLVSLIGTNDAIKVENMVEQGDPEATLIYKAMAYQVAKEIGGASSVLHGKVDAIVLTGGLAYSKILVDEIKDRVHWIADVIVHPGEDELQALAEGALRVLREEEAPKEYVVREKETVARG
- the yqiS gene encoding phosphate butyryltransferase, coding for MKLQNLIDQTAEQPKKTVAVAVAEDHEVIEAVAKAIQLQLAQFRLYGNQETIISMLQDHGLQPSEHIEVISASSNAEAAELSVKAVRNGEADVLMKGNIPTASILKAVLNKEWGLRKGSVLSHVAAFEVPNYDRFIFVTDAAMNIAPDVQQKAAIIQNTVEVARAIGIELPKVAPIAAVEVINPAMQATIDAAMLTQMNRRGQIKDCVVDGPLALDNAVSQIAAEHKGIVSDVAGKADILLVPTIEAGNVLYKSLVYFANANVGAMIAGAKAPIVLTSRADSAETKVYSLALAVATASK